Genomic DNA from Entelurus aequoreus isolate RoL-2023_Sb linkage group LG25, RoL_Eaeq_v1.1, whole genome shotgun sequence:
ccacagaacacttttccactttgtatcagtccatcttagatgagctggggcccagcgaagccggtggtgtttctgggtgttgttgataaatggctctcgctttgcatagtagagttttgtagatgtagcgaccaactgtatttactgagtggttttctgaagtgttccagagcccgtgtggggatatcctttacacactgatgttgctttttgatgcagtaccgcctgaaggattgaatgtccgtaatatcatcgcttacgtgcagtgatttgtcaagattctctgaaccttttgatattacaggtcgtagattgtgaaatccctaaactccttgcaatagctggttgagaaatgttgttcttaaactgttttgaCAATTTGcccatgcttttgttcacaaagtggtgaccctcgccccatccttgtttgtgaatgactgagcatttcatggaagctgcttttatacccattaatggcacccacctgttcccaattagcctgttcaccagcgggatgttccaagtaagtgtttgatgagcattcctcaactttctcagtcttttttgccacttgtgccagcttttttgaaacatgttgcaggcatcaaattccaaatgagctaaaatttgtTTTCAGTTCGAAAGTAAAGTTTTCCAgtccgaacattaagtatcttgtcttttcagtctattcaattgaatataaattgaaaaggatttgcaaatcattgtattctgtttttatttacacaacgtgccaacttccctggttttggggtttgtagatgtgTAGAGAAGCCTGATTTGGAAACTTGGAAATGGAAACTTCAAAACCAACTCTTTCCTTAAAAGTGAATCGAACAAGCGAGGGAGATTATATTTTCTAATTTCTCAATGACACACATTGCTGTAAGAACTTCATTTAAAAAGGCAATATAGCACACAGTATTAGGGGACCTTTAAATGTAATCTACGACCAACCCTCTCCTCAAAAGGTCTGTGTGCCATCTTGCTTCCCTGAGGAAACTTGAAAGGAGAGAGATTATTGCCGGCCAAAGTTGAAGGTAAACTGATAAATATAAAACAGTTTGTGTGCAGCAGCTGATGTTGGCCTTTGAGGAAAAGATGGCAATCTGAGCTGAAAGGACACAGCAAAAAGGAAAAGAGACACAACTAACCCACTTTTTTGCTGGCCCCAGTAAAACGTACAACAATATATGCGCATACATAGATTCCAGAACAAGGACAGTCCATTTAACTCTGCTGCCTCTCTACTCTGCTGATTTGAGTCATTCATCACCGCCCACCTGTCTATCTGCTGTGTGCGCTCcatacaaagtgtgtgtgtgtgtgtgtgtgtgtgtttggttgaAATTATATTAGGAATAAATACTGTATACAAAACACTCATGCTTATAATCTGTATGTGGTATGAATTCACTGGAAATTATTATTTTACTGTGTTTCTAGGCAGTAGGCAGATTGTGCTGCCCTCTACAGGTCATTTCTTAAACTTTATTTGAGTTTACAGATAGGTTGGATTATAGTCTGCGTTAtggtttttatatttttaaatggttATGTTCAAACGTGAATCATTTCATGTGTGCGCTTCATTGAATACTGTATAAAAGTTATATGAAAAGCCATATTTATCTTTAAtcatgtgtttattttatttttttgttttttattgtgtgaaaacgTAGTTATTTTAAATTCAAACTTTCATCGGTACATTACAAATGTTCTCCTATTATGAATTTACTTCCAGACAAATTTCTggtaatgtatatatttaaaaaaaaaagtaaacttaatttgttttattaaaaaaaaattctcagtatGTCGATATTCTCGAGTTTTCTAGCaaaattgaaatgtatttttttattatagtgCAATTCTTTTCTCattaaattatgatttttttttttctggaaacTTAAAACTTTTTTCTAGTAATATTACATATTTAGTGatattttttcttgtaatatgaTTGTTTCTTAATGTTCTTGGTAATATGTTCGGTTTATTCTAATTATGACATTATTCCCTAAGTAATTgtaataaattttatttttattttgaccattgaatttagaTTCCAGCTTTGGCAAATTGCTGCTTCTCATGTGGGATAAATTaacgtctatcctatcctatcgaGTCCCAGCAATTAGTTTGATCCATTGTTTATACAATGGAATGAGAAATACCTTCCACAACAACATGCGAAAATGTGCAACACGGCTCTATGTAACAGTAATGAGGTCTTCTGCCAAAAGAAAATGCTGCCATGAATCAGACATATTTCTAATACGGAATTATCATTGGCTCATTTGTCATCTCTAATTTAACATCAATCACTGGCGGTGAAGTAATGGGGGCTGTGGACGTAGCCATGGTGACGCGGGGCTGCATTAATACATGTAATCTGTTATTGTGTCTGTAAAGGCGACGTGTCGTGTGCTAATTAAAGACGTCTATGGCGGCTCCTGCCTTACACACAGGTCAGAGCTCGTTAGTGAGGGGCTCAATGCAAGGATAGTCATTCATTGAATGGCATACCACCTACCCCTCACATGCAATGCTGTGCTTTAAACCCTCCCTAAGGGATTTAATAATTTAGTCTTAACAAATAACAGGACAtacactgttttttggggggttttaggTGCCCCCTTGACCATTGATAAAACGGAGTGGAATGCCAACGAGGGTAATTCCATCCTAACGACTGTTGTTATGCTGGCACAGGTTGCATCATAGCAGCTGTTGTCAACCACGATAGAGTGAAATGTTTTTTCATGGAATGCTCCCTCCTTGAGAGGATAAATACTTTGAATCTGGCATCAAGCATTTATAGCTGTCCAAAGTCTGTGAACATTAACTAATGAAGCCTGCTCGgacaatctgaacagtccagttgtgatcggtTCAAtgccctggatgaatgagaatatttAGTTATGAATGGCAATATGGACCTTCAAGgcgaaaaatgaaaaaaaaatataaaaaaaaaaaaaaaacactttattattTCTGATATGATTTACAAGAGGAGTCAATGACATGTTGactactaaatacaaaaaatataacaatggAAAAAAATAACTCTTGAAAGCTGAGCTTTCTCTGGGTTTCAGGATCACACACGGGGAGTAACGGGTCTAATAACGTACAGGCAGGTGTTACTAGGGGCTGCCTGTATTATTTGTAAACCACAGTCATTATTTGTTGCTCTGTCATGTGGACTTAATAGCAACATTTGACAGTCAAAATAAAAGTGGAAGTGTGGCATAAATCGCTGTGCTatgacattttatttattgtattgaaTCTGAAGATGATTTGTGGAGCTAACTATGAGGGGAAAAAAGGACAGAAAGGTTCAGACCTACAACCTCCCTGAGACTTCATATCAGCCAGACATCCTACTATAGAAGACTAAACGAGTCAAAAGTGACTGGCCTAAACTTGTGATTTTTGGCAGCTCTTCTCATTCGCGTGTTAATAAAAAGCATCACACTGCAGCAGCGTGTAAACCAGACCACTCTGGTCACAGTTCTTATTGCTGATTCTCTGAAGCCCTGATACCTGATCAGGTCGTCTCGGGGGGGACACGGAATGAGGTCACAGTGTCTCTTGGACGTGGCCTCGGCTCTGCAGGCTCTGAAAGTGCGCCTCCCTCAGAATGCGGTTGATGTGCAGGTAGGAAGCCGTCTGCTTGGGGCCCCCCAGGTCGAAGGAGTCGCTGGAGCTGAGGGGACTGCAGGGGCCCGCGGCGCAGCGGCTGCTGCTACAGCTCCCAGATGCATGCTCTGGACTGCTGAGACTGCTCTCACTATTGGAGgactaaaacaaagaaaacacctgttactactaatactactaacatTATCTTATTCTAAACCAATATTGGATACACTCCCTTGTGAAAGCTTGCACAACCTATCAGGTGTATAACAAAATGCAATAATGCTTAATTGTGAGAGGTATTAATTGAATTGTTTATTGTATTGCTCGTTTGCAGTGCCTTTAAaaaggaactacacttttttttgcccatcattcacaatccttatgcaagacaagaacacacgtttttcttttttatacattctaactCATTAAATacggcaagtatgaggtggcAATATATAGCAAtatagcaatagatgatatctgcctattacccgacaccttctatgttagctacgtctccttgtttataatgtttataatgtctattttctgctggatctactctctacttttatgctgctcctgtcacatatactgtatatactgtaatattgtacatggtcattggtatattttgtatatatgttatagacataatataatatatctgtatatataatttactgtacacatatgtatatattcgtatatatatgttagattttttatcgctatattagtctatttatacttgcattgtcctttccatccttacacttttcatcactgtaactgagctactgtgttgaataaTTTCCCTTGTGGTTTATTAAATCTTGTCTAAGTCTAACAATCAAGCTAATGGAATACCCTATTGCcctatacatataaaaaaatagataaaaaaattGCCAACAATAATCCATTTAGATCTCTTGACCTAAATAtgtaccaagtattagtgatattattattataagcgctaaaggCAAACTATTTTTAGTGGTCCTGTGATCAgagcgagctaactagcttatgcagctacagTACATAGACATATTGAgcccggtgagctgctgcatcgcttcCGAGttagtgaaagttaattctagattataaatcttgcctctcacctgtatagtacaaggttgttgccataaaccgagaagttggtaaaatttgacattcaacttagacccggagatcgcAATAAAGATACGTAAAAACGCTCGTTtgcgggttgttgttttttttacttctgggtggattatgattaatggtttatctaaacgggaatatatgaacatcagtgggcatcccagtgagagcagatattgtaaAGTACGTGACTTTCTTGTGTagtacttagcaatactgctactgcCGGAttggtttagcacacagcttctaaaacttgtacctAATTTTCCCTATatacaggctcaaaaatataaagttctggatcatcattgttGTTGAAggtaaaagcaaacgttgtgatttgtctgtgaaattaatatgtcGCCTTATGCTTAAAATCGTCAAAATACGTAAATGCCacgttatgaatgtgcctgttactacattacatatatactgtacttacagcTTGTATATAAGACTgaggtttttagagcgctttattggCGGAATAAAGTGACTCCAATTGACTTCATTGTTAGCGGACTTCTGCTAGCGTTTAttaacaagttagaatgcataaaaaaagaaaaacataggtgttcttgtcttacataaggattgtaaagtGATAGGTAAAAAGTGCAGCTCCCTTACGGAAGAAGCCTTGTTTCCATGTTGCTGCCCTGGTTCTGTGTAAAAGGCACAGGAACATAAATGCCGGATTCACACTGCTAAACCTGTAAGATTCATCATAAAAATCAAGGTCAAAAGTGCTTATTTTCTTATCAATATtacattaaagacaatgcatattTGCATATTCTGttgctagattattttgcttgtTTAAGTGATTCATCTTAGATTTAAATAGACATATCTCTAAAGACAAGACACTACTCTCAGACATCctctcaagaaaaaaaaaaaattccagtcgAAAAATAAGTACTTTTGGCCTTGATTTCAGATATGTAATCTTGTTGAAATTTCCACTCATTGTGGTGTACTCAAGAGTACAATTTACGCCAATGAAATCTTGACTTTCAAATGTCCCTACAGTTGGTTATATCTTGCTTCAATATATGCTGCAGAAATACTTAGTGTGAAATGTCATCAAATCTCATCAGGCATTTGAAATCCACTTTTCCTTTCAGATGCCACAACATAAGTGTACCTGTGTTGACAAAATCAAGCAGTTTGACAACACCACAAAGCTGGAACATCTCCTATGTGGAAAATCTATCAAAAGTATGGCGAGTGTGCAGACTTAAAGAACA
This window encodes:
- the LOC133642866 gene encoding protein FAM104A-like: MLTESRKRSAGDESGHLVPQAKRQNRAHPLSPEPGRDAWDSESSNSESSLSSPEHASGSCSSSRCAAGPCSPLSSSDSFDLGGPKQTASYLHINRILREAHFQSLQSRGHVQETL